The nucleotide sequence CGTGGGAGAATCTCTTTATCGCTGGCACGGATCAGGGCTATCTGGGAATTGTTGGCTCCATGCTCAGTGGCGTGACGATTGTCAATCAGCATCTTTTGACCTAACCTCTTACAGCGAATGGGATATGCCTTGCAAAGGAAAATTAACCTCTTGGGATGATGAAAAGGGATTCGGTTTTATTACGCCTGAAGGTGGTGGAAAACGGATTTTTGTCCATATTAATTCCTTTACACATCGCAGCCAACGCCCTAAGGTCAATCAGCTGCTGAGTTATAAATTATCATCGGATAAGCAAGGGCGCCCTTGTGCAGTCCAAGTCGCCTCATCGCATAGACGACGTAAGTTAAAGAAAGGTACCTGCTCCTATGCAATCGCTTTCTTCTTTCTTGCAATTGTCACCGGTTCATTTTTTGCCGGGAAAATACCGTTTCTGATTATTGGCTTGTATTTTATTATCAGTTTGTTGACCTTTCTCGTTTATGCGAAAGATAAAGCAGCAGCAAAGAAAGGGGTCTGGCGGACACCGGAATCTACACTCCATTTGTTTTCGCTCTTCGGAGGCTGGCCGGGTGCGCTTGTTGCGCAACAAAGATTACGGCATAAGTCGAAAAAAAAATCTTTCCGTTTTGTGTTCTGGCTGACTGTACTCTTGAATTGCGCTGGATTTGGGTGGCTGTTCACATCGACCGGAGCGGCTCAACTTAACCTGCTAATAGGCAAGGGGCGTAATTTTACTCTGCTGAAAGATATTCTGTAGCGTATTGATGTTTATTTCT is from Candidatus Electrothrix sp. GW3-4 and encodes:
- a CDS encoding DUF1294 domain-containing protein, with amino-acid sequence MGESLYRWHGSGLSGNCWLHAQWRDDCQSASFDLTSYSEWDMPCKGKLTSWDDEKGFGFITPEGGGKRIFVHINSFTHRSQRPKVNQLLSYKLSSDKQGRPCAVQVASSHRRRKLKKGTCSYAIAFFFLAIVTGSFFAGKIPFLIIGLYFIISLLTFLVYAKDKAAAKKGVWRTPESTLHLFSLFGGWPGALVAQQRLRHKSKKKSFRFVFWLTVLLNCAGFGWLFTSTGAAQLNLLIGKGRNFTLLKDIL